In Alkaliphilus flagellatus, one DNA window encodes the following:
- a CDS encoding TetR/AcrR family transcriptional regulator → MSTYKHILEAAFKQFSELGYEKASLSLIANEVGISKPALYHHFASKEALFETLYDAIILETIKDFHTDLESWTIETYAKKLTEVGLEDIRYLKEHPQLGSILKQYHLLSMRQESLKQKTEYLEEKTLAYHQQLINRGVALGFFKEEEAEFIAEAFNAQLAGISWGIIVRPTGSYELSWQILMDKLLNNRK, encoded by the coding sequence ATGTCAACCTATAAACATATTTTAGAAGCTGCCTTTAAGCAATTTTCAGAACTAGGCTATGAAAAAGCCTCATTAAGTCTTATTGCCAATGAAGTTGGTATTTCAAAACCTGCTCTTTATCATCATTTTGCATCTAAGGAAGCTTTGTTTGAAACCCTTTATGATGCGATAATTTTGGAAACTATTAAAGACTTTCATACTGATCTAGAGAGCTGGACAATCGAGACGTACGCTAAAAAATTGACAGAGGTGGGTTTAGAAGACATTCGCTATTTAAAAGAACATCCTCAATTAGGGAGTATTTTAAAGCAATATCATCTTTTGTCCATGCGTCAAGAAAGTCTAAAACAAAAAACTGAGTACCTAGAAGAAAAAACCCTCGCCTATCATCAGCAGTTAATTAATCGCGGAGTAGCCTTAGGTTTTTTCAAAGAGGAAGAAGCTGAATTCATCGCCGAAGCATTTAATGCTCAATTAGCAGGCATTTCCTGGGGAATTATAGTAAGACCAACAGGTTCTTACGAATTATCATGGCAAATTTTAATGGATAAATTGTTGAATAATAGAAAATAA
- a CDS encoding DUF418 domain-containing protein: MPPSLFYIFAASGWAICWITLCLLLVDRFQKSRWVQVMIKTGQMALTHYIFHSAFVLSLMFALGQITQQSSVFVLLLSLVVYGVMMYFSVLWRFKFQRGPSRPL; encoded by the coding sequence ATGCCACCAAGCCTTTTTTATATATTTGCTGCATCAGGATGGGCAATTTGTTGGATTACTCTCTGTCTATTATTGGTCGACAGATTCCAAAAAAGCCGTTGGGTTCAGGTTATGATAAAGACGGGACAAATGGCCCTTACCCATTATATTTTCCATAGTGCTTTTGTGTTGTCCCTTATGTTCGCTTTAGGGCAAATTACTCAACAAAGCTCAGTGTTTGTGCTATTATTATCATTAGTCGTTTATGGCGTCATGATGTACTTTTCTGTGCTATGGCGTTTCAAATTCCAGAGAGGTCCTTCGAGACCCTTATGA
- a CDS encoding response regulator transcription factor has product MEKIVIVEDDIFLRDELQNILEKEGYSVECISSFDTALEDIASASPSLIVLDLNLPKLSGFDICRTLKARGIGPILVLTSRNQLRDELHALDLGADDYLTKPCHPERLIARIQKLIHLYANIRVLLDVGDFQLDENANVLYVGEDSISLSENEGIIIKALVKAAPSVVKKEELFSLLWGSSDYVDENILQVNMTRLRKTLDEVGLSNRIKTVRGIGYQLKRGDCE; this is encoded by the coding sequence GTGGAAAAGATAGTCATTGTTGAGGACGATATCTTTCTACGTGACGAGTTACAAAATATATTAGAGAAAGAGGGATACTCTGTAGAGTGTATCTCTTCTTTCGATACCGCTTTGGAAGATATTGCCTCGGCTTCTCCTTCACTAATTGTATTAGATTTGAATTTGCCCAAGCTTTCTGGATTCGATATTTGTCGGACGCTTAAGGCTAGAGGAATAGGCCCTATTTTGGTGTTGACTTCACGCAATCAACTTCGTGATGAGTTGCATGCATTAGATTTAGGTGCAGATGATTACTTAACGAAACCGTGTCATCCTGAACGTCTGATTGCTAGAATTCAAAAGTTAATTCATCTCTATGCAAATATACGTGTTCTATTAGATGTTGGTGATTTTCAGTTAGATGAGAATGCAAATGTATTATATGTTGGTGAGGATTCTATTTCATTATCGGAGAATGAAGGAATTATTATTAAAGCCTTGGTGAAAGCTGCTCCTTCTGTAGTAAAAAAAGAGGAGCTTTTTAGCCTGCTGTGGGGAAGTAGCGACTATGTTGATGAGAACATATTACAAGTAAATATGACCAGATTACGTAAGACACTTGATGAGGTTGGATTGTCTAATCGAATCAAGACGGTAAGGGGAATTGGTTATCAATTAAAAAGAGGTGACTGCGAATGA
- a CDS encoding DnaJ domain-containing protein: MKIIKKISGKILYGTAKVISAIIDGLIHLIENIVLYTGKFLKGCLVIVSMGGCLLFLLFANLGFRILANPIGFLTILILLGFLMLGGKLASYLKYQKYIITEFLFNTANYLMDEEKYKYKTFNHYKEAYKRAEEERIREEQRRYYEQQRQWEERFKQQWYQQNYQRGQGGYGGYGSQGSYGQGYVNPTVDFKNKYERSCDILGVSYDADKQQIKSAYRRKAKEYHPDLSKLPDATKRFQEITAAYEFLSDDNIQRYKNI, translated from the coding sequence ATGAAGATAATTAAGAAGATTTCAGGTAAAATTTTATATGGAACAGCTAAGGTGATTTCTGCAATAATTGATGGTTTGATACATTTGATAGAGAACATAGTGTTATACACAGGAAAGTTTTTAAAAGGCTGTTTAGTGATAGTAAGTATGGGTGGCTGTTTGCTTTTCTTGTTGTTTGCTAATTTAGGCTTTAGAATATTGGCAAATCCTATTGGATTTTTAACTATATTGATCTTGCTTGGATTTTTAATGCTTGGGGGTAAATTAGCATCTTACTTAAAATATCAAAAATATATTATAACGGAATTTTTATTTAATACTGCTAATTACCTTATGGATGAGGAAAAATATAAATATAAAACTTTTAACCATTATAAAGAGGCTTACAAAAGAGCTGAAGAGGAAAGGATTAGAGAAGAACAGCGCCGCTATTATGAACAGCAAAGACAATGGGAAGAAAGGTTTAAACAACAATGGTATCAACAAAACTATCAAAGAGGGCAGGGAGGCTATGGTGGTTATGGAAGCCAGGGGTCATATGGTCAAGGCTATGTAAATCCCACTGTTGACTTTAAAAATAAGTATGAAAGAAGCTGTGATATTTTAGGTGTATCATATGATGCAGATAAACAGCAAATAAAAAGTGCTTATAGAAGAAAGGCAAAGGAATATCATCCAGATTTGAGTAAGCTTCCAGATGCAACAAAGAGGTTTCAAGAGATTACTGCTGCCTATGAGTTTTTAAGTGATGATAATATACAACGATATAAAAATATATAA
- a CDS encoding helix-turn-helix transcriptional regulator — MNHFDSKQEYIKRINKVQDYIEDNLYHNLTLEELSDIAGFSKYHFHRIFKGVSKESLFHYVTRNKLERVRSTLIARPDLSITDVAYKLGFTDSAIFSRTFKNYYKISPKACFRNDAVTYQTIKMYLTYKGGESPIVKYIKSNLGKENLILDLLSLFPEYGLGDLQYQMIIDEYNRL; from the coding sequence ATGAATCATTTTGATAGTAAACAAGAATATATAAAACGTATAAATAAGGTGCAAGATTATATAGAGGATAACTTATATCATAATCTTACACTTGAAGAACTATCTGATATTGCAGGGTTTTCAAAATATCATTTTCATAGAATCTTTAAAGGCGTTTCTAAAGAATCGTTGTTTCATTATGTGACAAGAAATAAATTAGAACGTGTAAGAAGTACATTGATTGCTCGTCCTGATTTATCGATTACAGACGTAGCCTATAAATTGGGGTTTACTGATTCTGCTATTTTTTCTCGTACCTTTAAGAATTATTACAAAATCAGTCCAAAAGCCTGTTTTAGAAACGATGCTGTTACTTATCAAACGATAAAAATGTATTTAACTTATAAGGGAGGCGAAAGTCCAATTGTAAAGTACATTAAGAGCAATTTAGGTAAAGAAAATCTTATACTTGACTTATTGTCACTTTTCCCAGAATATGGACTTGGTGATTTGCAATATCAAATGATTATTGATGAGTACAACAGATTATGA
- a CDS encoding GNAT family N-acetyltransferase yields the protein MSILFVKKVSTIQQNEFADLAYEAFLKKIRYLWLFNKTEGQAKQFLTSAAIFENGVYALLDDTVVGYIALDKKDAYFFKYELKNFTKIFGKWGGLWRYAFHKIVNYFETPLNDNEAKVEMIAVNKSVRGQGIGEQLLLTAFEQVRKENISKIFLEVVDTNPKAKKLYERLGFSTLKVDTLGKITKKAGFSKVYLMCKEI from the coding sequence ATGAGTATATTATTTGTAAAAAAAGTATCCACAATCCAACAAAATGAATTCGCGGATCTTGCCTATGAAGCGTTTCTCAAAAAAATTAGGTATTTGTGGCTGTTCAATAAAACAGAGGGCCAAGCAAAACAGTTTCTTACGAGTGCTGCCATTTTTGAAAACGGCGTTTATGCATTGCTTGATGATACAGTTGTCGGGTATATTGCTCTAGATAAAAAAGACGCATATTTTTTTAAATATGAATTAAAAAATTTTACGAAAATTTTCGGTAAATGGGGAGGATTGTGGCGATATGCTTTCCATAAAATTGTAAATTATTTTGAAACTCCTTTGAATGATAATGAGGCCAAAGTCGAAATGATAGCTGTAAATAAATCAGTTCGTGGACAAGGAATTGGTGAGCAACTACTTTTAACTGCTTTTGAACAAGTAAGAAAAGAAAATATATCTAAAATATTTTTAGAGGTTGTCGACACAAATCCTAAAGCAAAAAAACTTTACGAACGTCTTGGGTTTTCCACATTGAAAGTAGATACATTGGGGAAAATAACCAAAAAGGCAGGATTCTCAAAAGTATATCTTATGTGCAAAGAAATATGA
- a CDS encoding uroporphyrinogen decarboxylase family protein — translation MLSPKERLNKVIKGEMVDRPPCICPGGMMNMVTKGIIEEVGISFPEAHRNPAMMADLAAAVYETGCFENYGVPFCMTIEAEGFGAQVDIGTGTCEPHVVKYTINSVSEWPHITKINHKDLRWQVVLDAIKLLKERDRGVPIIGNLTGPISTASSIIEPVVFYKELRKSNKEAHKFMNCITDQLIAFAEEQIEAGADIIAISDPSGTGEILGPKLFEEFAVTYINKIIDRVKKAGIPIIVHICGQMKNVYGEVDKLKSDVLSFDSIVSMKEARENLPNRLLMGNVSTYTIEFGEPRKIEELTKKCARDGANIISPACGLGMKSPLKNVKSMLKALEKEMEFIDA, via the coding sequence ATGCTATCACCTAAAGAGCGATTGAATAAAGTTATAAAGGGAGAAATGGTTGATAGACCACCATGCATATGTCCTGGTGGTATGATGAATATGGTAACTAAGGGGATAATAGAAGAAGTTGGGATAAGCTTTCCAGAGGCTCATAGGAATCCTGCAATGATGGCTGATTTAGCAGCTGCTGTTTATGAAACAGGATGCTTTGAAAACTATGGTGTACCCTTTTGTATGACCATTGAAGCAGAGGGATTTGGAGCTCAGGTTGATATTGGGACAGGCACTTGTGAGCCCCATGTTGTTAAATATACAATTAATTCTGTTAGTGAATGGCCACATATTACCAAAATTAATCATAAAGATTTAAGATGGCAGGTAGTATTGGATGCAATTAAGCTTCTAAAAGAAAGAGATAGAGGTGTACCTATTATAGGTAATTTAACAGGGCCTATAAGTACAGCCAGTTCCATAATAGAGCCAGTGGTCTTTTATAAGGAACTAAGAAAATCTAATAAGGAAGCCCATAAATTTATGAACTGCATCACTGACCAGCTAATAGCCTTTGCTGAAGAACAAATAGAGGCTGGTGCTGATATTATAGCAATTTCTGATCCCAGTGGTACAGGAGAAATTTTAGGGCCTAAGCTATTTGAGGAATTTGCTGTAACTTATATAAATAAAATTATTGATAGAGTTAAAAAAGCAGGTATCCCTATAATTGTGCACATATGCGGTCAAATGAAAAATGTCTATGGTGAGGTAGATAAACTTAAAAGTGATGTTTTAAGCTTTGACTCCATAGTTAGTATGAAAGAAGCAAGAGAAAACCTACCTAATAGATTGCTAATGGGCAATGTTAGCACCTATACTATTGAATTTGGAGAACCTAGAAAGATTGAAGAGCTAACAAAAAAATGTGCTAGAGATGGGGCCAATATAATATCACCAGCATGTGGACTTGGCATGAAATCCCCTTTAAAAAACGTAAAATCAATGTTGAAGGCTTTAGAAAAGGAGATGGAGTTCATAGATGCCTAA
- a CDS encoding sensor histidine kinase: protein MKPRDWINILNESRPWILLLCISDVFFLFLAWLAYPETFGLLVGIMVIFSVISIVFGMLLVCKKQAKQNKAFYDFLREPSPEHECQLIESIGDSRKEEVNYLANKLRMQNDQLDDAKLQSINYEEFIESWVHEIKTPISLATFVLENRKEEMSKLVYQRLEHARINISDDVEQILFYARLQASHVDYRLESVSLNLCCEDVRLELQALLEEKEVTVISQMEDVPIVSDKKTLQFIFTQILVNAVKYSNEEIESFIWLKTGFDSVENRYYLRISDNGIGVLNSDLPFIFDKGFTGDNPNRSQSTGIGLYLVKKLCDELQIEIEVESEYRKGFAIQLLFPII from the coding sequence ATGAAGCCAAGAGATTGGATTAATATTTTAAACGAATCACGTCCTTGGATATTACTTCTTTGTATAAGTGATGTTTTTTTCCTTTTTCTGGCTTGGTTAGCGTATCCAGAAACATTCGGACTTCTGGTTGGTATCATGGTTATTTTTTCTGTAATTAGCATTGTCTTTGGTATGTTACTTGTTTGTAAAAAGCAGGCAAAACAAAACAAAGCATTCTATGATTTTCTTCGAGAACCCTCACCGGAGCATGAATGTCAATTGATAGAATCCATTGGTGATTCTCGTAAAGAAGAAGTGAATTATCTAGCTAATAAATTGCGGATGCAAAATGATCAATTAGATGATGCGAAACTGCAATCCATAAACTATGAGGAGTTTATTGAAAGTTGGGTTCATGAGATAAAGACACCTATTTCTTTAGCAACGTTTGTTTTGGAAAATCGTAAAGAAGAAATGTCGAAGCTGGTGTATCAAAGACTTGAGCACGCAAGAATTAATATCAGTGATGATGTTGAACAGATACTATTTTATGCAAGATTACAGGCATCGCATGTTGACTACCGCTTAGAGAGCGTCTCGTTGAATCTTTGCTGTGAAGATGTACGGTTGGAACTCCAAGCATTACTTGAGGAAAAAGAAGTTACAGTTATTTCTCAGATGGAAGATGTCCCGATTGTATCGGATAAAAAGACACTTCAGTTTATTTTTACACAAATATTGGTTAATGCAGTGAAATACTCCAATGAAGAAATCGAGAGCTTTATCTGGTTAAAAACTGGTTTTGATAGTGTAGAGAATAGGTATTATTTAAGAATCTCTGATAATGGTATTGGAGTGTTGAATTCTGATCTTCCTTTCATTTTTGACAAAGGATTTACAGGAGATAATCCTAATCGAAGCCAGTCTACTGGAATAGGACTGTATCTTGTAAAGAAATTGTGTGATGAATTACAGATTGAAATTGAAGTTGAGTCTGAATACAGAAAGGGTTTTGCAATCCAATTGCTATTTCCGATAATTTAG
- a CDS encoding Rrf2 family transcriptional regulator: MKYSKATNYALHTMLFLAMDTPNELVGVQELAEKQKVSPTYLSKILTKLVKEGMINSSSGVNGGYSLSQNWEDISFLDIIHAIEGKSSLFDCCSDSPSECVIKKVMLSAEEKMEKELKNQKISDLVKKISVDL, encoded by the coding sequence ATGAAGTATTCAAAAGCTACAAATTATGCCCTTCACACCATGCTTTTTCTTGCAATGGATACACCAAATGAGCTTGTTGGTGTACAAGAGTTAGCAGAAAAACAAAAAGTTTCCCCAACGTACTTGTCCAAAATATTGACCAAATTGGTTAAGGAAGGAATGATTAATTCTTCTTCAGGTGTCAACGGAGGTTATTCACTTAGTCAAAATTGGGAAGATATTTCATTCTTGGACATCATACATGCTATTGAAGGTAAATCATCTTTGTTTGATTGCTGTTCAGATTCTCCTTCAGAATGTGTTATAAAAAAAGTAATGCTTTCGGCAGAGGAAAAAATGGAGAAAGAGTTAAAGAATCAAAAAATATCAGATCTTGTTAAGAAAATATCTGTGGATTTATAA
- a CDS encoding DMT family transporter produces the protein MQITLYLIMGIIIGMFFPIQASISARLSSYSKTPLTASLTAFSLGTVILLIINLIVDPAGITVGIDFSYPLYVFIGGAITGVGFNLANIILFSKLGASVTTLVTVTGQMIVGILIDHFGWFGVPANPVSITTALGGVIMIFAISLAQPKKKKDLAMASEEEKKDSKITWIILGVLAGFLPPLQTAINGKLRVATGSLLGATFISFFVGTIILITLVLITQRRLEFPLYDTQKKRIPIWIYMGGIFGIFILTGNIVLLPVLGSVLTTMIFLLGQMIMALTIDQFGMFNLQKRKIDSRRIATLVLMIIGIIFVKFL, from the coding sequence ATGCAAATCACACTTTATTTAATTATGGGAATAATTATTGGAATGTTTTTCCCTATTCAGGCATCTATAAGTGCTCGTTTAAGCTCTTATTCGAAAACACCTTTGACAGCTTCACTTACTGCATTTTCTTTAGGAACAGTGATACTACTCATTATAAATTTAATAGTAGATCCTGCAGGAATTACTGTTGGAATTGATTTTTCCTACCCATTGTATGTTTTTATCGGTGGAGCAATAACTGGTGTCGGTTTTAATTTGGCTAATATCATTCTTTTTTCAAAACTTGGTGCTTCAGTTACGACGCTAGTAACCGTAACTGGGCAAATGATTGTAGGAATCCTAATCGATCACTTTGGATGGTTCGGTGTACCAGCTAATCCTGTTAGCATTACTACAGCACTCGGAGGCGTCATTATGATTTTCGCCATTTCTTTGGCTCAACCTAAAAAGAAAAAAGATTTAGCTATGGCGTCAGAAGAAGAAAAGAAGGATAGTAAAATCACTTGGATAATTTTAGGTGTTTTAGCCGGATTTTTACCACCATTGCAAACCGCTATTAATGGAAAACTTCGTGTTGCAACGGGCTCTCTTTTAGGGGCTACCTTTATTTCTTTTTTTGTTGGCACGATTATCTTGATTACTTTGGTATTGATTACTCAACGTCGCCTAGAGTTTCCTTTGTATGACACTCAAAAGAAGCGTATTCCTATTTGGATATATATGGGCGGTATATTTGGCATATTTATTTTAACAGGCAACATTGTCTTGTTACCTGTACTTGGATCAGTTCTAACTACTATGATTTTCTTATTAGGACAAATGATTATGGCATTAACAATCGATCAGTTTGGAATGTTTAATTTACAAAAAAGAAAAATTGATAGTAGAAGAATTGCTACTCTAGTATTGATGATTATTGGAATCATATTTGTTAAGTTCTTGTAA
- a CDS encoding uroporphyrinogen decarboxylase family protein, giving the protein MSKIIDFQCTYNYFEGVDTIVTENINIKFPEAYKEWEAMAKLAIAIKKRDNAKFCELPFCHTLEAEALGGIINYGDENIGPRAKEYICTTAEELLRLPEIDFSKGRIAEVLKACRYLREKGEDVILYVSGPFTILNTLMDARHLFKILKKQPEVMQKIFEKLQKEILGFIEEALKSGVDMVSYGDSTGGLNILGPKLSEAVVECFTYPLFKRIEAVLGDNAIVLLCPKTAFALLGTGKAVWRDIDLGEAVMYLEGCKIIMGRAKFTGQMCIKNKGLELKSGVIKAIDLI; this is encoded by the coding sequence ATGAGCAAAATTATTGATTTTCAGTGCACCTATAACTATTTTGAAGGTGTTGACACCATAGTTACAGAAAATATAAATATAAAATTTCCAGAGGCCTATAAAGAATGGGAAGCTATGGCAAAGCTGGCTATTGCTATAAAGAAGCGTGATAATGCCAAATTTTGTGAGCTTCCTTTTTGTCATACCCTTGAGGCAGAGGCTCTGGGAGGAATTATAAATTATGGAGATGAAAATATTGGTCCAAGGGCTAAGGAATACATATGCACTACTGCCGAAGAACTGTTAAGGCTGCCAGAAATAGATTTTTCAAAGGGAAGGATTGCAGAGGTTCTGAAAGCTTGTAGGTATTTAAGAGAAAAGGGTGAGGATGTAATTTTATATGTTTCAGGACCCTTTACAATTTTAAATACTTTGATGGATGCTAGACATCTTTTTAAAATATTGAAGAAACAGCCAGAAGTTATGCAGAAGATATTTGAAAAGCTACAAAAGGAAATATTAGGCTTTATAGAGGAAGCACTAAAGTCAGGAGTCGATATGGTAAGCTATGGGGATTCCACTGGAGGATTAAATATATTAGGGCCTAAGCTTTCTGAAGCTGTGGTGGAGTGTTTTACCTATCCCCTATTTAAAAGGATTGAAGCAGTTTTAGGAGATAATGCAATTGTCCTCCTTTGTCCTAAAACCGCCTTTGCATTGCTAGGAACAGGTAAGGCCGTCTGGAGGGACATAGATTTAGGAGAAGCAGTCATGTATTTAGAAGGCTGTAAAATAATTATGGGCAGAGCAAAATTTACTGGACAGATGTGTATTAAAAACAAGGGTTTAGAATTAAAAAGCGGAGTTATAAAGGCTATTGATTTGATTTAA
- a CDS encoding methyl-accepting chemotaxis protein encodes MLADSVELLEEFGNTMDTINTNMGKVSGANQKIKQSADIGSLKIEELVQSVSDIRHAFKYVIDKLATLNSSVEKITEITEVINNVAGQTNLLALNAAIEAARAGESGKGFAVVAEEIHILAEQVVHNVDSVASVSAVTASSHQIAVSIQEQTAFSEELTSTAQILAGMSYKLQQSVEKIKV; translated from the coding sequence ATGCTTGCAGATTCTGTCGAACTACTTGAAGAGTTTGGTAATACCATGGACACAATCAACACTAATATGGGAAAGGTATCAGGTGCAAACCAGAAAATCAAGCAATCCGCCGATATTGGCTCATTGAAAATCGAAGAGCTAGTACAATCTGTTTCAGATATAAGACACGCCTTTAAGTATGTAATTGACAAACTGGCCACGCTTAATTCAAGTGTCGAAAAGATTACCGAGATCACCGAGGTAATCAATAATGTCGCTGGACAAACCAATTTACTTGCACTGAATGCTGCAATTGAAGCTGCAAGGGCTGGTGAATCAGGTAAAGGTTTCGCTGTAGTTGCAGAGGAGATCCATATACTTGCAGAGCAGGTTGTACACAATGTCGACTCTGTTGCGAGTGTTTCTGCAGTTACTGCATCTTCACATCAGATTGCAGTCTCCATCCAGGAGCAGACGGCGTTCTCAGAGGAGCTTACCTCTACGGCGCAAATCCTAGCAGGCATGTCTTACAAGCTGCAACAAAGTGTAGAAAAAATCAAGGTATAA
- a CDS encoding corrinoid protein, protein MEISKESLLKKLSDAVVNMEEEEVIEICNEYIEAGYPAFDGIMEGLVDGMNRASQLYEEEEYFVTDILLCSDAMYEGLSILRSHLPASELNKERPKGIIGVVEGDTHDIGKNLVKIMLETAGFEMHDLGRDVPLKSFVDKAIAVNASFVCLSTLMTTTMSGMGTVVDLLKEAGIREQVKVVIGGGPISKKFADTIGADGYSSNAVEAVKLVKSLLNIA, encoded by the coding sequence ATGGAAATTTCAAAAGAAAGCTTATTAAAAAAATTATCCGATGCTGTAGTTAATATGGAGGAAGAAGAAGTTATTGAAATCTGTAACGAGTATATTGAAGCAGGATATCCAGCCTTTGACGGTATTATGGAGGGACTCGTTGACGGTATGAACAGGGCAAGTCAGTTATATGAAGAGGAAGAATATTTCGTTACAGATATACTACTCTGCTCTGATGCAATGTACGAAGGCTTGTCCATACTGAGATCACATCTTCCTGCAAGTGAGTTGAATAAAGAAAGACCAAAGGGGATAATTGGAGTAGTTGAAGGAGATACCCATGATATAGGTAAAAACTTAGTTAAAATTATGCTGGAAACAGCTGGCTTTGAAATGCATGATTTGGGCAGGGATGTTCCCTTGAAGAGCTTTGTAGATAAGGCTATAGCCGTTAATGCTTCCTTTGTATGTCTGTCAACCCTGATGACAACAACTATGTCAGGAATGGGGACGGTTGTAGACCTATTGAAAGAGGCTGGAATCAGAGAACAGGTAAAGGTAGTAATAGGCGGAGGACCAATTTCAAAAAAATTTGCAGATACAATAGGTGCAGACGGTTATTCTTCCAATGCAGTTGAAGCTGTTAAATTGGTGAAAAGCTTGCTTAATATAGCCTAG
- a CDS encoding isocitrate lyase/PEP mutase family protein — translation MITDKQRELAKKFSNMHTDSRMFVLPNVWDAGSAYVFEKQGFRAVATSSAGVAYARGYPDGKDITIDDLALCVEQITRRIYVPLSVDFERGYGDNVAQIKDNARNLLCCGAVGFNIEDGRSDGTLDELSYMLEKIKVIAELKEELGLDFVINARTCTYWLNVADENTKMQIALERGNAFRNAGADCVFIPGAMDEVTVTKLVKGIDAPLNIILNPIFHDFARLEKIGVRRLSVGSGPVRSVYHYLIDIADDLMNGKAELMLNHPFAYGKANEYFTK, via the coding sequence ATGATTACAGATAAACAGAGAGAATTGGCAAAAAAATTTAGCAATATGCATACCGATAGCAGAATGTTTGTGCTTCCCAATGTTTGGGATGCCGGCAGTGCTTATGTGTTTGAAAAACAGGGATTTCGGGCCGTGGCAACCTCCAGTGCTGGTGTGGCCTATGCACGTGGCTATCCTGACGGTAAAGATATTACCATTGATGATCTTGCCCTTTGTGTAGAGCAAATTACCCGCCGAATATATGTACCACTATCTGTGGACTTTGAGCGCGGGTATGGAGACAACGTTGCTCAGATAAAAGATAATGCCAGAAACCTCCTGTGCTGTGGCGCAGTCGGCTTCAATATTGAAGATGGCAGATCTGACGGAACATTGGACGAACTTTCGTATATGCTTGAAAAAATCAAAGTGATTGCTGAACTGAAGGAAGAACTCGGGCTTGATTTTGTCATCAACGCTCGAACCTGCACCTATTGGCTGAATGTAGCAGATGAAAATACAAAGATGCAAATTGCTCTGGAGCGCGGCAATGCGTTCAGAAATGCTGGTGCTGATTGCGTATTCATCCCGGGTGCGATGGATGAAGTAACCGTAACGAAGTTGGTGAAAGGAATTGATGCCCCACTCAATATCATTCTGAATCCCATATTTCATGACTTCGCAAGATTAGAGAAAATCGGTGTCCGGCGTTTAAGCGTTGGCTCGGGTCCGGTGCGCAGTGTTTATCATTATCTGATCGACATAGCGGATGACTTGATGAATGGCAAGGCGGAGCTGATGCTAAATCACCCGTTTGCTTATGGCAAGGCAAATGAATATTTTACAAAATAG